The following are encoded in a window of Flavobacterium sp. WC2421 genomic DNA:
- a CDS encoding endo-1,4-beta-xylanase, with protein MKNTKLYLALVLVGMLLLSCNKTKSSKEKENNTVTTTVEKREIWTKEQANFWYAKQPWLVGANYCPSTAINQLEMWQEATFDPKRIDQELGWAEQIGMNVMRVYLHDLLHKQDAEGLYKRMNSFLEIANKHHIKILFVLFDSCWDPFPELGKQRDPKPFVHNSGWVQSPGKKALLDEKEYPRLEKYVKETVAHFKDDDRILGWDVWNEPDNMTGPSYEKVEIANKVDFVYPLLEKAFQWARESNPSQPLTSGVWAGDWTEVNLKPIFKLQLEQSDVISFHCYDKPVDFVKRINELKRYGKPMLCTEYMARPNGSTFEGFLPIAKENKIAMINWGLVDGKTQTKFPWDSWTKKYTAAPPVWFHEVFNTDGSPYIVKETELIKKLTSEAVSK; from the coding sequence ATGAAAAACACAAAACTATATCTGGCGCTTGTGCTAGTAGGGATGTTATTACTTAGTTGTAACAAAACTAAATCAAGTAAAGAAAAAGAGAATAATACAGTAACAACCACGGTTGAAAAAAGAGAGATCTGGACAAAAGAACAGGCCAATTTCTGGTACGCAAAACAGCCGTGGCTAGTAGGGGCAAATTATTGCCCAAGTACTGCCATAAATCAATTAGAAATGTGGCAAGAAGCTACTTTTGACCCCAAAAGAATTGATCAAGAACTTGGTTGGGCAGAACAAATTGGAATGAACGTAATGCGTGTTTATTTACATGATTTGTTACACAAACAAGATGCCGAAGGGTTATATAAAAGAATGAATAGCTTTTTAGAAATTGCCAACAAACACCATATAAAAATTTTATTTGTGCTTTTTGATTCTTGTTGGGATCCCTTTCCAGAATTAGGAAAACAAAGAGACCCAAAACCATTTGTTCATAATTCAGGATGGGTACAAAGTCCAGGGAAAAAAGCATTATTAGACGAAAAAGAATATCCGCGTTTAGAAAAATACGTTAAGGAAACGGTAGCGCATTTCAAAGATGATGATAGAATATTAGGCTGGGATGTGTGGAATGAGCCTGATAACATGACAGGTCCTTCTTATGAAAAAGTGGAAATTGCTAATAAAGTTGATTTTGTATACCCTCTTTTAGAAAAAGCATTCCAATGGGCTAGAGAAAGTAACCCGTCACAACCATTGACTTCAGGTGTCTGGGCTGGCGATTGGACAGAGGTGAATCTAAAACCAATTTTTAAATTACAGTTAGAACAATCGGATGTAATCTCATTTCATTGCTATGATAAACCTGTCGATTTTGTAAAACGCATTAATGAATTAAAACGTTATGGAAAACCAATGTTGTGTACAGAATATATGGCTCGCCCTAATGGAAGTACATTCGAAGGTTTTTTACCAATTGCAAAAGAAAACAAAATTGCAATGATCAACTGGGGTTTAGTTGACGGAAAAACACAAACAAAATTCCCTTGGGATAGTTGGACAAAAAAATACACTGCAGCTCCTCCAGTATGGTTCCACGAGGTTTTTAATACAGATGGCTCTCCTTATATTGTTAAGGAAACTGAACTAATAAAGAAATTAACCTCTGAGGCTGTTTCTAAATAA
- a CDS encoding glycoside hydrolase family 43 protein: MKKRILNTLFLIAVLFLETALFAQQPNPPGQVENGSKPKNEAYLFAHMTHTDYGRLYYSVSLDGLHWTNLNDGKRVFPEYQGHPDICKGPDGKYYIAGNTSDESPEINIWVSDDLITWKKHAVYTPDLKSTPDYANALQRIGAPKLYYDKDSVKFMLTWHTPHKLGSKEDPEAYWASQRTLYVLSKDLKTFEGTPNRLFDWDMGTIDVFIRKVGDSYYAVLKDETYPSLYWTTGKTIRIAKSKSLLGPYSLPQESISPNFREAPMLIASPDDKIWYLYYEQYPGVSYGLSISDNLNDPWFQASGYTFYSDWDKYSLPEKARHGCMISISTKEYNNLVQKFGLSKTESNSKK, encoded by the coding sequence ATGAAAAAAAGGATATTAAATACACTTTTTCTAATAGCCGTTTTATTTTTAGAAACGGCATTATTTGCGCAGCAACCTAATCCACCGGGACAAGTAGAAAATGGTTCAAAACCAAAGAACGAAGCCTACTTATTTGCTCATATGACCCATACAGATTACGGGAGGTTATACTATTCAGTAAGTCTTGATGGCTTGCATTGGACTAATTTGAATGATGGAAAAAGAGTGTTTCCAGAATATCAAGGTCATCCTGATATTTGTAAAGGGCCAGATGGAAAGTATTATATAGCAGGAAATACCAGCGATGAATCACCAGAAATTAATATATGGGTTTCTGATGATTTAATAACTTGGAAAAAACATGCTGTTTATACACCTGACCTAAAAAGCACTCCTGATTATGCAAATGCATTACAAAGAATAGGTGCTCCAAAATTGTATTATGACAAAGACTCAGTAAAATTTATGCTAACATGGCACACACCACACAAACTAGGCTCAAAAGAAGATCCAGAAGCTTATTGGGCAAGTCAAAGAACACTTTATGTGTTATCTAAGGATTTAAAAACTTTTGAAGGCACACCCAATCGATTGTTTGATTGGGATATGGGAACAATTGATGTATTTATTAGAAAAGTGGGAGATTCCTATTATGCTGTTTTAAAAGATGAAACTTACCCCTCTTTATATTGGACCACGGGAAAAACCATCCGAATTGCTAAATCAAAATCGCTTTTAGGCCCTTACTCCTTACCACAAGAATCGATTAGTCCTAATTTTAGAGAAGCACCGATGTTGATTGCATCTCCTGATGATAAAATTTGGTACCTGTATTACGAACAATACCCAGGAGTTTCTTATGGATTATCTATTTCAGATAATTTAAATGACCCTTGGTTTCAGGCCTCAGGATATACTTTTTACAGTGATTGGGATAAATATAGTTTACCCGAAAAAGCAAGACATGGCTGTATGATTTCCATTTCCACCAAGGAGTATAACAATTTGGTGCAAAAATTTGGTTTAAGTAAAACGGAATCAAATTCAAAAAAGTAA
- a CDS encoding sugar-binding protein, whose amino-acid sequence MNKINHLFLLFIFIPLLSCSDSSNVVDEKPIVENIPSKPAVEGIRIAWDYNTLIQVSDKNSPDYNGYARLIQLNDKKLICTYESGGAILVKTSNDFGNTWSASIKVASGNTAVNMTTPDILQLEDNSILICYNPRPISNGNSNEKFSINTIKSYDGGLTWKENQIVYEASSDFENGCWEPSALQIPSGEIQLFFSNENVYRTSTEQNISLIRSSNNGLTWSTTPEIVSFRAGKRDGMPSPILLKNQTEIVFSIEDNGVENQFKPYIIRNSITENWKQTIDANSNNRNYALEEVLSNSVYAGAPYLSQLSTGEVLLSYQGTENRTSNDINNADMKVVIGNNEAKNFNRKSTPFLLSNGKSALWNSISVLEDDTVIALTTTNQFSNSSQIWMIKGHVLRDINAVRETATIDGLSNEGVWQKESPIFIGQKSATQLEANFTYDTEFLYVFAQIKDSQIISTDAITGSDGLDLYLDPKNKKLIVPGSSIFKLELGQSNQFSLYEGENSKWKKLDGSQGILTTTVKTTNGYRIETKIPWTTLGGIPSKDMRVRYNIALREKGTNDYTEDIATNINNKPYSWSTLKLVN is encoded by the coding sequence ATGAATAAAATAAATCATTTATTTCTACTCTTTATTTTCATCCCATTACTTTCTTGTAGTGATTCTTCAAATGTGGTTGATGAAAAACCGATAGTAGAAAACATTCCATCTAAACCCGCTGTTGAAGGCATCCGAATTGCTTGGGATTATAACACTTTAATTCAGGTTTCGGATAAAAATAGTCCGGATTACAATGGGTACGCGAGATTAATACAATTAAACGATAAAAAACTAATTTGTACTTACGAATCTGGAGGAGCCATATTAGTAAAGACAAGTAATGATTTTGGAAATACTTGGAGTGCATCTATTAAAGTAGCATCTGGAAATACTGCGGTGAATATGACCACGCCTGATATTTTACAGTTAGAAGATAATTCTATTTTGATTTGCTATAATCCAAGACCAATTAGTAATGGAAATAGCAACGAAAAATTTTCTATCAACACTATTAAAAGTTATGACGGAGGTTTGACTTGGAAAGAAAATCAAATTGTTTATGAAGCCAGTTCCGATTTTGAAAACGGCTGTTGGGAACCTTCTGCACTACAAATTCCGAGTGGAGAAATTCAATTGTTTTTTTCCAATGAAAACGTGTACCGCACTTCTACTGAACAAAACATTTCTCTTATTCGCTCTTCAAATAATGGTTTAACATGGTCAACAACACCTGAAATTGTGAGTTTCAGAGCTGGGAAAAGAGACGGAATGCCTTCTCCTATTCTATTAAAAAATCAAACAGAAATTGTTTTTTCTATTGAAGATAATGGTGTTGAGAATCAATTCAAGCCCTATATTATTCGAAATTCAATTACAGAAAACTGGAAACAAACCATTGATGCAAACAGCAATAATCGAAATTATGCTTTGGAAGAGGTATTGAGTAACTCTGTTTATGCGGGTGCTCCTTACCTATCGCAACTGAGTACAGGAGAAGTGCTACTGTCCTATCAAGGAACAGAAAACAGAACTTCAAACGACATTAATAATGCCGATATGAAAGTGGTAATTGGGAATAATGAAGCCAAAAATTTCAATAGAAAATCTACTCCTTTTCTACTTTCAAATGGAAAATCAGCATTGTGGAATAGTATTTCTGTTTTGGAAGATGATACCGTAATTGCTTTAACAACCACAAACCAATTTTCCAACTCATCACAAATTTGGATGATAAAAGGGCATGTTTTACGCGATATTAATGCTGTCAGGGAAACTGCTACAATTGACGGACTGAGCAATGAAGGAGTTTGGCAGAAAGAAAGCCCAATTTTTATTGGCCAAAAAAGTGCCACACAATTAGAAGCTAATTTTACGTATGATACCGAGTTTTTATATGTTTTTGCACAAATAAAAGACAGCCAAATTATAAGCACGGATGCAATAACTGGAAGTGATGGTTTGGATTTGTATTTAGATCCTAAAAATAAAAAATTAATCGTTCCTGGAAGTTCCATCTTTAAACTCGAATTAGGACAATCCAATCAATTTTCACTTTATGAAGGCGAAAATAGCAAATGGAAAAAATTAGATGGTTCTCAAGGAATTCTAACGACTACAGTTAAAACCACAAATGGCTATCGAATAGAAACCAAAATTCCTTGGACAACACTAGGTGGAATCCCATCAAAAGACATGAGAGTACGCTACAACATAGCCCTTAGAGAGAAAGGAACAAATGATTATACAGAAGATATTGCAACCAATATAAATAACAAACCCTATTCTTGGTCGACTTTAAAGTTGGTTAATTAA
- a CDS encoding glycoside hydrolase family 2 protein: MMKKNVQVILFLFLGLSLSAQWKPAGEKIKTVWASKVEPNHVLPEYPRPIMERKEWKNLNGLWNYAILEVGKAAPEKYDGQILVPFAVESSLSGVMKDVGAKNELWYNTSFTIESNWKGQNILLHFGSVDWRTEVWLNGVKIGSHTGGYTPFSFDITPFITGKTQQLTVKVWDPSNEGPQPRGKQVRSPEGIWYTPVTGIWQTVWIEPVNKKNITTIRTTPNIDQNVINIKPEVAGASYGDLIEVTVYEDSKALVTVKASAGENIEIVLNNPKLWSPESPFLYKTNVKLISNRKMVDEVKSYFAMRKIGSKRDSNGVLRMQLNNKDYFQYGPLDQGWWPDGLYTAPTDEALKYDIVKTKELGFNMIRKHVKVEPDRWYTHCDEIGILVWQDMPSGDEQPIWQNKKYFEGNELQRTPKSEEIYKKEWKEIMDHLYSYPSIVVWVPFNEAWGQFKTVEITDWTKNHDPSRLVNSSSGGNHFQTGDILDLHNYPGPELYLYDARRVTVLGEYGGIGLPVEGHLWRANDNWGYVKFKNNAEVTNEYIKYATELKKLVKTGFSAAVYTQTTDVEGEVNGFMTYDRKVDKMDFEKVSTINKEVIDALNNKSN, encoded by the coding sequence ATGATGAAAAAAAATGTACAGGTAATCCTATTTTTATTTTTAGGGTTATCACTATCCGCACAATGGAAACCTGCTGGAGAAAAAATTAAAACAGTATGGGCAAGTAAAGTAGAACCTAATCATGTACTTCCTGAATATCCTCGCCCAATTATGGAACGAAAGGAATGGAAAAACCTAAACGGATTATGGAATTATGCGATTCTAGAAGTTGGAAAAGCAGCTCCTGAGAAATATGACGGTCAAATTCTTGTTCCTTTTGCAGTCGAATCCAGTTTGTCTGGTGTGATGAAAGATGTTGGCGCTAAAAATGAGCTTTGGTATAACACTAGCTTCACTATAGAATCCAATTGGAAAGGCCAGAATATTTTACTGCATTTTGGTTCAGTTGACTGGAGAACTGAAGTTTGGTTGAATGGCGTAAAAATAGGTTCCCATACTGGTGGATATACTCCGTTTTCTTTTGATATAACACCTTTCATAACTGGAAAAACGCAGCAATTAACGGTAAAAGTTTGGGACCCCTCTAATGAAGGACCACAACCAAGAGGAAAACAAGTTAGGAGCCCAGAAGGAATCTGGTACACACCGGTTACGGGAATTTGGCAAACCGTTTGGATAGAGCCTGTAAATAAAAAGAATATTACAACGATTAGAACCACGCCAAATATTGATCAGAATGTGATTAACATAAAACCTGAAGTTGCAGGAGCAAGTTATGGAGATCTAATTGAAGTAACTGTTTATGAGGATTCAAAAGCACTTGTAACTGTTAAAGCTTCGGCTGGAGAAAATATAGAAATTGTTTTAAATAATCCAAAACTATGGTCACCAGAATCTCCATTTTTATACAAAACCAATGTGAAATTAATTAGCAACAGGAAAATGGTTGATGAAGTAAAAAGCTATTTTGCCATGCGGAAAATTGGATCTAAAAGAGATTCAAATGGTGTTCTTAGAATGCAACTGAATAATAAAGACTATTTCCAATACGGCCCATTAGATCAAGGTTGGTGGCCTGACGGACTATATACCGCTCCTACTGATGAGGCTTTAAAATATGACATTGTTAAGACAAAAGAATTGGGTTTTAATATGATTCGGAAACATGTTAAAGTAGAGCCAGATCGCTGGTATACGCATTGTGATGAAATAGGAATTTTAGTATGGCAAGATATGCCAAGTGGTGATGAGCAACCTATATGGCAAAACAAAAAATATTTTGAAGGTAATGAATTACAAAGAACACCTAAATCTGAAGAAATTTATAAAAAAGAGTGGAAAGAAATTATGGATCATTTGTATTCCTATCCAAGTATTGTCGTTTGGGTTCCTTTTAATGAAGCTTGGGGACAATTCAAAACCGTTGAAATTACAGACTGGACCAAGAATCACGATCCAAGTAGATTAGTCAATTCATCTAGTGGAGGAAATCATTTTCAAACAGGCGATATCTTAGATTTACACAATTATCCTGGTCCCGAATTGTATCTTTATGATGCTAGAAGAGTAACTGTATTAGGGGAATATGGGGGAATTGGATTACCTGTCGAAGGTCATTTATGGAGAGCAAATGACAATTGGGGGTATGTAAAATTCAAGAATAATGCTGAAGTAACCAATGAATATATTAAGTATGCAACCGAATTAAAGAAATTAGTTAAAACAGGATTTTCTGCAGCAGTATATACCCAAACTACTGATGTTGAAGGTGAAGTTAATGGGTTTATGACCTATGATAGAAAAGTAGATAAAATGGATTTTGAAAAAGTAAGCACAATCAATAAAGAAGTTATTGATGCTCTAAATAACAAATCTAACTAA
- a CDS encoding family 43 glycosylhydrolase encodes MKRYLMLMLIVIISGCNSETYSQKETFTNPILPSGADPYSTYYNGYYYYTHTLQNRLVLWKTKNLADLKNAESKTIWIAPKNTAYSGDIWAPEFHIINGKWYVYFAADNGDNNTHRMYVLENKSDDPFKGEWEFKGKIAAKTDKWAIDGNVFSYKNSLYMIWAGWEGDTNGQQNIYIAKMKNPCEIEGDRVLISSPTLEWEKHGALNDPSNPPQVNVNEGPQFLSNGGQVFIVYSASGCWTDFYALGLLHYKGIGNLLDASSWIKSEQPLFQQSVKNQVFAPGHNSFFKSPNGKEDWILYHANSNPGEGCGNKRAPRMQKINWDSNGFPVFGEPLSAGTILNIPAE; translated from the coding sequence ATGAAAAGATATTTAATGTTGATGTTAATCGTAATTATTTCTGGTTGCAATTCCGAAACCTATTCGCAAAAAGAAACCTTTACTAATCCTATTTTACCTTCTGGCGCAGACCCATATAGTACGTATTACAATGGATATTATTATTATACACATACGTTGCAAAACAGGTTGGTTTTATGGAAAACTAAAAATCTAGCCGATTTGAAAAATGCAGAGAGCAAAACCATTTGGATAGCACCAAAAAATACTGCCTATTCTGGGGACATCTGGGCACCCGAATTTCATATTATAAATGGAAAGTGGTACGTGTATTTTGCCGCAGATAATGGAGACAATAATACCCATCGAATGTATGTATTAGAAAACAAATCAGACGATCCTTTTAAAGGGGAATGGGAATTTAAAGGAAAAATAGCTGCAAAAACAGATAAATGGGCCATTGACGGAAATGTATTTTCCTATAAAAATAGCCTATATATGATTTGGGCAGGATGGGAAGGAGATACTAATGGACAACAGAATATCTATATCGCAAAAATGAAAAATCCTTGTGAAATAGAGGGAGATCGAGTACTAATTTCATCACCAACTCTGGAATGGGAAAAGCACGGAGCCTTAAATGATCCGTCTAATCCACCACAAGTGAATGTCAATGAAGGACCACAGTTTTTATCAAATGGAGGCCAAGTTTTTATAGTGTATTCAGCAAGCGGTTGTTGGACTGATTTTTATGCTTTAGGCTTATTGCATTATAAAGGAATTGGCAATTTACTGGATGCTTCTTCTTGGATAAAATCAGAGCAACCCTTATTTCAACAATCGGTAAAAAACCAAGTTTTTGCACCAGGACATAATTCGTTTTTCAAATCCCCAAACGGAAAAGAAGATTGGATTTTATATCATGCCAACTCTAATCCTGGGGAAGGTTGTGGAAATAAAAGAGCTCCAAGAATGCAAAAAATAAACTGGGACTCAAACGGATTTCCTGTGTTTGGAGAACCCCTTAGTGCTGGAACGATACTAAATATTCCTGCCGAATAG
- a CDS encoding aldose epimerase family protein, translating to MKKIQIYTAIILTVIQVSCKENKNNNSTQKDMNQESTTQLAKNSLENKNFETVIDNKKTSLYWIENNGLKAAFTNYGGRLVGLWLIDKNGKETDVVVGMNSVIGFQKSTEPYFGATIGRVGNRIAKGKFTLEGKEYNVPLNNGENALHGGKKGFQDVVWSADKTDEHTLILTYIAADMEQGFPGNLHVKVTYSITADKTLKMEYEATTDKTTIVNLTNHAFFNLNGEGSGTILNHELQLFAQQYTPVDSGLIPTGKLENVADTPFDFLEKHTIGERIETKNEQLEFGKGYDHNYVLTGDIKDGMQHAATITGDLSGISMDIYTTEPGIQFYSGNFMQGKNTFKSGAKDNFRTAFALETQHFPDAPNQPNFPSITLKLGEKYHTISYYHFSIRK from the coding sequence ATGAAAAAAATTCAGATTTACACCGCTATAATTCTTACTGTAATTCAAGTTTCATGCAAAGAAAATAAAAATAATAATTCAACTCAAAAAGATATGAATCAAGAATCGACTACTCAATTGGCTAAAAATTCTTTAGAAAATAAAAATTTTGAAACAGTAATAGACAATAAAAAGACGAGCTTATATTGGATCGAAAATAACGGTTTAAAAGCGGCTTTCACCAATTACGGAGGAAGATTAGTAGGATTATGGTTAATAGATAAAAATGGAAAAGAAACTGATGTTGTAGTTGGAATGAACAGTGTCATTGGGTTTCAAAAATCGACAGAACCCTACTTTGGAGCTACAATAGGTAGAGTTGGAAACCGAATTGCAAAAGGGAAGTTTACCCTTGAAGGTAAAGAATACAATGTTCCTTTAAATAACGGAGAAAATGCATTGCATGGTGGTAAAAAAGGCTTTCAAGATGTAGTGTGGAGTGCGGATAAAACGGATGAGCATACTTTAATTTTGACCTACATTGCTGCTGATATGGAACAAGGATTTCCTGGAAATCTACACGTAAAAGTAACCTACAGTATTACTGCAGATAAAACTTTAAAAATGGAATATGAAGCCACCACTGATAAAACTACCATTGTTAATTTAACCAATCATGCTTTTTTTAATTTAAATGGAGAAGGTAGTGGTACTATTTTGAACCATGAATTACAATTATTTGCACAACAATATACACCAGTAGATTCTGGTTTAATTCCAACTGGTAAATTAGAAAATGTTGCTGACACCCCTTTTGATTTTCTTGAAAAACACACTATTGGAGAGCGCATTGAGACTAAAAACGAACAGCTAGAGTTTGGAAAAGGCTACGATCATAATTATGTCCTAACTGGAGATATTAAAGATGGAATGCAACATGCGGCTACAATTACTGGAGACCTTTCGGGGATTTCTATGGATATATATACAACCGAACCTGGAATTCAGTTTTACAGTGGCAATTTTATGCAAGGTAAAAACACATTTAAATCAGGTGCAAAAGATAATTTTAGAACCGCATTCGCTTTAGAAACACAACATTTTCCAGATGCACCAAACCAACCAAATTTCCCATCGATAACCTTAAAACTGGGTGAAAAATATCACACAATCTCGTATTACCACTTTTCAATTCGTAAATAA
- a CDS encoding glycoside hydrolase family 43 protein gives MKKIYIILFLGLSLSSCSQPKGEDKITPAPPVALKDIFLADPTIFYNDGTYYLYGTTTGNTTVIGEGFQVYTSTDQKNWKGPVGAQGGLALKKGDAYGTTGFWAPQIIKYNNLFYMIYTANENIAVATSNNPIGPFKNTTKEPLVALVKQIDPFVFIDDDGKKYLYHVRLTNGNRIFVAEINDDLLSIKPETLTECISAQLLWENTQNVNWPVAEGPTVIKKEGLYYLIYSANDFRNPDYAVGYATSKSPLGPWEKAATSPIISRNLIGENGTGHGDLFLDKENQLQYVFHTHFNGAQEAPRKAAIIEMNFTKKENAFQLEAKKETFRFLKTN, from the coding sequence ATGAAAAAAATTTATATAATTCTATTTTTAGGACTAAGTTTAAGTTCTTGTTCTCAACCAAAAGGAGAAGATAAAATAACCCCTGCCCCCCCAGTAGCATTAAAAGATATTTTTCTAGCAGATCCTACCATTTTTTATAACGATGGAACCTATTACTTATACGGAACAACTACTGGAAACACAACTGTTATTGGAGAAGGCTTTCAGGTGTATACCTCAACTGATCAAAAAAATTGGAAAGGACCCGTAGGTGCTCAAGGTGGTCTTGCACTCAAAAAAGGAGATGCATATGGAACAACCGGATTTTGGGCTCCACAAATAATAAAGTATAACAATCTATTTTATATGATTTATACTGCCAATGAAAATATTGCCGTTGCAACAAGTAATAACCCGATTGGACCATTTAAAAATACAACAAAAGAACCTCTAGTAGCTCTAGTAAAGCAAATAGACCCATTTGTATTTATAGATGATGATGGCAAAAAATATTTATATCATGTTAGACTTACAAATGGAAACCGAATTTTTGTAGCCGAAATAAATGATGACCTTTTAAGTATAAAACCAGAAACACTAACAGAATGTATCTCTGCACAACTACTATGGGAAAACACCCAAAATGTAAACTGGCCAGTTGCCGAAGGGCCTACAGTGATAAAAAAAGAGGGCTTGTATTATTTAATTTATTCAGCAAATGATTTTAGAAATCCTGACTATGCCGTAGGATACGCTACCAGTAAAAGTCCCTTAGGACCTTGGGAAAAGGCAGCAACGAGTCCTATTATTTCTCGAAATTTAATTGGAGAAAATGGAACCGGTCATGGTGATTTATTTTTGGACAAAGAGAACCAGTTGCAATATGTTTTCCATACGCATTTCAATGGTGCTCAGGAAGCACCCAGAAAAGCAGCAATTATTGAAATGAATTTTACTAAAAAAGAAAATGCATTTCAATTAGAAGCAAAAAAAGAGACTTTCCGATTCTTGAAGACTAATTAA